In the genome of Cyanobacteriota bacterium, the window TGAACCAAATAGCCGTTTCACAAATCCAGTCATACTACTCTCCTAAGCATTAGTCGCCCATAGGTTACAGATCAGTAACTATTATGATAAGAAATGTGAACGAATGAAACAAAGCTATAGTGGGATTAGTTGACTGCAAACAGGTTGGATACACTAGGACTGGAATTATGGCGAGATTTATTCCTAATAGACTTAATCCCGATAGAGGAGGCAAACTCTTGAAACTCAAAAGTAGTACTCAGAAACGCTCATCGTTTGACACGATGCATCTGATGCGACGAGCAGAAGAGTTGATTAACGCCTCGTCAAATCGTTACCGGGTTACGGTGCAGGTTGCTAACCGGGCGAAGCGTCGTCGGTTTGAAGAATTTGATAATCTTGATGACCCTAGGATGAAACCTGTGATTCGAGCCATTA includes:
- a CDS encoding DNA-directed RNA polymerase subunit omega yields the protein MKLKSSTQKRSSFDTMHLMRRAEELINASSNRYRVTVQVANRAKRRRFEEFDNLDDPRMKPVIRAIMEMSDELTQIEIIGD